The Leifsonia sp. 1010 genome has a segment encoding these proteins:
- a CDS encoding PLD nuclease N-terminal domain-containing protein: MLVVPLLVMTLFVFALVDIILRPSDQVRHLPKLAWVFVVILLPLIGSILWFAVGREYDGSAGRRRTLRMPAVHAEPTAAAPARDLAPNSTEAQLAALEREIAEAERDQRIRRLEEELRRRTDAGETA, from the coding sequence ATGCTCGTCGTCCCGCTGCTCGTCATGACGCTGTTCGTGTTCGCCCTGGTGGATATCATCCTGCGGCCGAGCGACCAGGTGCGGCACCTGCCGAAGCTGGCGTGGGTGTTCGTCGTGATCCTGCTGCCGCTGATCGGCAGCATCCTGTGGTTCGCGGTCGGCCGCGAGTACGACGGGTCGGCCGGCCGTCGACGGACACTCCGGATGCCGGCGGTCCATGCCGAGCCGACCGCGGCCGCCCCGGCGCGAGACCTCGCACCGAACAGCACGGAGGCGCAGCTCGCGGCGCTCGAGCGGGAGATCGCGGAAGCCGAACGCGATCAGCGCATCCGGCGGCTGGAAGAGGAGCTGCGGCGGCGCACCGACGCGGGCGAGACGGCCTGA
- a CDS encoding alpha/beta hydrolase-fold protein yields the protein MSPTSVPSLLFLHGRYGVRDDLAWIAERAPAPWRPVLLQGPVSLGDRFEWFSVADWEGVGALSSNAAPAADRLLAWIDENCGDAPVAAVGWSQGGATALQVMRRSPGRLRFVVTLGGFTTIDAERGDAVLAGRRPPVFWGHGADDDVITPNDIERMREFLPGHSTLEERVYPGVGHDISTEMADDALRFITEQSAEL from the coding sequence ATGTCTCCGACCAGCGTGCCCTCCCTGTTGTTCCTCCACGGGCGCTACGGCGTGCGCGACGACCTCGCCTGGATCGCCGAGCGCGCCCCTGCACCGTGGCGTCCCGTCCTGCTGCAGGGGCCCGTCTCTTTGGGGGACCGGTTCGAGTGGTTCTCGGTGGCCGACTGGGAGGGGGTGGGCGCGCTGTCGAGCAATGCCGCGCCTGCGGCCGACCGTCTTCTCGCGTGGATCGACGAGAACTGCGGCGACGCGCCGGTCGCCGCTGTCGGGTGGTCGCAGGGCGGCGCGACCGCTCTGCAGGTCATGCGGCGGTCGCCCGGCCGGCTCCGGTTCGTCGTCACGCTCGGCGGATTCACCACGATCGATGCGGAACGCGGGGATGCGGTGCTCGCCGGGCGTCGGCCGCCGGTGTTCTGGGGGCACGGCGCCGACGACGACGTCATCACGCCGAACGACATCGAGCGGATGCGCGAGTTCCTCCCCGGCCATTCGACCCTCGAGGAGCGGGTGTACCCGGGTGTCGGGCACGACATCTCCACGGAGATGGCGGACGACGCCCTGCGGTTCATCACCGAGCAGTCGGCCGAGCTGTAG